A window from Equus caballus isolate H_3958 breed thoroughbred chromosome 8, TB-T2T, whole genome shotgun sequence encodes these proteins:
- the RALBP1 gene encoding ralA-binding protein 1 — protein MTECFLPPTSSPSEHRRVEHGSGLTRTPSSEEISPTKFPGLYRTGEPSPPHDSLHEPPDIVSDDEKDYGKKKGKFKKKEKRTEGYAAFQEDSSGDEAESPSKMKRSKGIHVFKKPSFSKKKEKDFKIKEKPKEEKHKEEKHKEEKHKEKKSKDLTAAEVVKQWKEKKKKKKPIQEPEVPQMDVPNLKPIFGIPLADAAERTMMYDGIRLPAVFRECVDYVEKYGMKCEGIYRVSGIKSKVDELKAAYDREESPNLEEYEPNTVASLLKQYLRDLPENLLTKELLPRFEEACGRSTESEKAQEFQRLLKELPECNQLLISWLIVHMDHVIAKELETKMNIQNISIVLSPTVQISNRVLYVFFTHVQELFGNVVLKQVTRPLRWSNMATMPTLPETQESIKEEIRRQEFLLNCLHRDLQGGIKDLSKEERLWEVQRILTALKRKLREAKRQECETKIAQEIASLSKEDVSKEEMNENEEVINILLAQENEILTEQEELLAMEQFLRRQIASEKEEIERLRAEIAEIQSRQQHGRSETEEYSSDSESESEDEEELQVILEDLQRQNEELEIKNNHLNQAIHEEREAIIELRVQLRLLQLQRAKPEPQAQDDTEPERRGGAVQPPRDGAPETKAAKEQPKAGKEQAKPSPSRDRKETAI, from the exons ATGACCGAGTGCTTCCTGCCCCCCACCAGCAGCCCCAGTGAACACCGCAGGGTGGAACATGGCAGTGGGCTCACCCGAACTCCCAGCTCTGAGGAGATCAGCCCAACTAAGTTTCCCGGGTTGTACCGCACTGGCGAGCCCTCGCCTCCCCATGACAGCCTCCACGAGCCTCCTGATATAGTGTCTGATGATGAGAAGGACtatgggaagaaaaaaggaaaatttaagaaaaaggaaaaaagga CTGAAGGCTATGCTGCCTTTCAGGAAGACAGCTCTGGAGATGAAGCTGAAAGTCCTTCCAAAATGAAGAGGTCCAAGGGAATCCATGTTTTCAAGAAGCCCAGcttttctaaaaagaaagagaaagattttaaaataaaagagaaacccaaagaggaaaaacataaagaagaaaagcacaaagaagaaaaacataaagagaagAAGTCAAAAGACTTGACAGCAGCTGAGGTTGTTAAAcagtggaaggaaaagaagaaaaagaagaagccaATTCAGGAGCCAGAGGTGCCTCAGATGGATGTTCCGAATCTCAAACCCATTTTTGGAATTCCTTTGGCTGATGCCGCAGAGAGGACCATGATGTATGATGGCATTCGACTGCCAGCAGTGTTCCGTGAATGTGTAGATTATGTAGAGAAGTATGGCATGAAGTGTGAAGGCATCTACAGAGTTTCAG GAATTAAATCAAAGGTGGATGAGCTGAAAGCAGCCTATGACAGAGAGGAGTCTCCAAATTTGGAAGAATATGAGCCTAACACTGTAGCCAGTTTGTTGAAGCAGTATTTGCGGGACCTTCCAGAGAACCTGCTCACCAAAGAGCTTCTGCCTCGCTTTGAAGAGGCCTGTGGGAGGAGCACGGAGAGTGAGAAAGCGCAGGAATTCCAGCGCCTGCTGAAGGAGCTGCCGGAGTGCAACCAGCTCCTGATTTCCTGGCTGATCGTGCACATGGACCATGTTATTGCAAAGGAActggaaacaaaaatgaatatacagaacatttccatagTGCTCAGCCCAACTGTCCAG aTTAGCAATCGTGTCCTGTATGTGTTCTTCACGCATGTGCAAGAGCTCTTTGGAAATGTGGTACTAAAGCAAGTGACAAGACCTCTTCGATGGTCTAACATGGCCACCATGCCCACACTgccagagacccaggagagcaTCAAGGAGGAGATCAGGAGACAG GAGTTTCTTTTGAATTGTTTACATCGAGATCTGCAGGGTGGGATAAAGGATTTATCTAAAGAAGAAAGACTATGGGAAGTACAAAGAATTTTGACAGCCCTcaagagaaaactgagagaagCTAAAAGACAA GAGTGTGAAACCAAGATTGCACAAGAGATAGCCAGTCTTTCAAAAGAGGATGtttccaaagaggaaatgaatgaaaatgaagaagttATAAATATTCTTCTTGCCCAG GAGAATGAGATTCTGACGGAGCAGGAGGAGCTTCTGGCCATGGAGCAGTTCCTGCGCCGACAGATCGCCTCAGAGAAGGAGGAGATCGAGCGCCTCAGAGCCGAGATTGCCGAGATTCAGAG TCGTCAGCAGCACGGCCGAAGCGAAACGGAGGAATACTCCTCTGACAGCGAGAGCGAGAGTGAGGACGAGGAGGAGCTGCAGGTCATCCTGGAGGACCTGCAGAGACAGAACGAAGAGCTGGAG ATAAAGAACAATCATTTGAATCAAGCAATCCACGAGGAGCGAGAGGCCATCATCGAACTGCGCGTGCAGCTCCGCCTGCTCCAGCTGCAGCGAGCCAAGCCCGAGCCGCAGGCGCAGGACGACACTGAGCCCGAGCGGCGCGGGGGTGCCGTCCAGCCACCCAGAGACGGCGCCCCGGAGACAAAAGCAGCTAAAGAGCAGCCAAAGGCAGGCAAGGAGCAGGCCAAGCCATCGCCgagcagagacaggaaggagacGGCCATCTGA